TCGGATTCATCCGAGCGGCGCGGATCGCCGGATAGAGGCCGCTGAGGATGCCGACACCCATCGCGATCACGACGGCGATCGGAATCGAAAGCTCGACAATTTGTGGCCTCGCCTCGCGGATCGCCTCGGGAAGCGCTGCGAGCTTCTCGGGGATAAATTCGGTCGCCAACAGCCGCATGCCGTCGTACATCCACGGACTCAGCAGCCCCAGGACGATCCCAAGCAGCGAGCCGACGAAGCTGAGCACGATCGTTTCGACGAGAAATTGCCAAACGATATCGGCCCGTTTGGCCCCTAGAGCGCGGCGAATCCCGATCTCTCGAGTCCGCTCGGTAACGCTGGCCAACATGATGTTCATGATGCCGATGCCGCCGACGAACAGCGAGATGAAAGCGATCAGAACGCCGATGCCGATAAACATCAGCCGCATGTTCTCGGCTTGTTCCAACAACTCCAGGGGGAAGACGACCGAGATGTCGTTCAGCGCGGTATGGCGCGGCCCCAGCAGATCCTCGATAAATGCGGCGGTCGTCCGGACGTTGCTAACCTTGTCGATCTTCAGCGTGATCTGGTTGAGTTCGACGATGTCCATCGAGAAGCTGCCGCTGCCGCGGGTCACGATCGTATCACCGATCCGTTGTTCGAGCGTCTTCAGCGGGATGTAGACGTCGCTGGAAAAGTCTTGCGAATCGAGCGAGCCGCCGATCGCCGCCGACGCGGTGCGATGCTTCAGCACGCCGACGACGCGATAGAAATCGGTGTGCTCGGGGAGATAGATCCGCTTGCCGATCGGGTTTTCAAACGGGAACAGCTTTTCCGCCACCTTGGCCGCCAGCACACAGACGCTATCGCGTTTAAGGTTGTTCAGATCGGTGATGAATTGCCCCGAAGCTCCCTCGGGCCCCGGCTGCAGTTCCAGTTTTGTGACGTCGGCATATTCGGGGGTGCAGCCGACCAGGCGGCCATCGATCGACCGGTCCTGATACATGAACTGGCGTTTGATTTCGCGAATTGGCAGGGCGCTGCGAATCGTCGGCACGGTGGCGATCAACAGATCCAGTTCATCGCGCGACAGACCGTAGGGGACCGCGCTGCGGCCGGCGAAGACGTCGCTTGGTGGTTTGACCGTGCGGACGATGATCGTGTCGGCACCAAGGCTCTCGATCTGCTCCTGGACCACGCGACTGGCACCGTTGCTGATCGCCGTCAGCGCGATCACCACCGCCACGCCGATCAAGATGCCAAGCATCGTTAGACCGCTGCGGAGCGGATGCAGCATCAAACTTTTGACGCCCAATCGGAAGGTTCTCAGAAGCAACATAGATGTTCAGGTTTCGTCGGTGTTGGCAATGCTTCGTGTTGTGATTCGGCAGGGACAGTCGCCGCCGGGGGCACTTATTCGTCGCGGACCGCTTCGGCGGCAGCCAGCGAAGCTTGGCGAGCTTTCTCGCGGTTCTCTTCGCTGTTCTGGACGTCGCTGCACAGCAGACCATCCTTCAAGCGGACGACGCGGCGAGCTCGTTCGGCCACTTCGTCTTCGTGCGTGACCAGGATGATCGTCCGCCCCTCGTTGTTCAATTGATCGAACATCGCCAGGATCTCGGCGGTCGTTCGCGAATCAAGGTTTCCCGTCGGTTCATCAGCCAGGATGAAATAGGGATCATTGACAAGCGAGCGAGCGATCGCCACGCGTTGCTGTTGACCGCCGGACAGCTGTGTAGGGCGGTGGTCCAATCGATCGTGCAGACCAACAAGACCGGCCAGTTCGACGCACCGTTGACGCTCCTTGGGCCCCAGTCGCCCCTGGTAATAGAGCGGCACTTGGATGTTTTCGACGACTGTTAATTGTTGGATCAGGTTGTACGATTGGAAGACAAATCCGATCCGTCGGCTGCGAACCTCGGCAAGTTTGTCGTCGGTCATTCGCGAGATGTCGTCGTCGCCCAACAGCAGTTGTCCGCTGGAGGGTTTGTCGAGGCAGCCGAGCATGTTCAGGAGCGTGCTTTTGCCGCTGCCCGAAGGGCCCATGATGGCGACGTAGTCACCCTCGGGCACGTCGAACGAAACGCCGCGGAGCGCGCGGACGGTTTCGCTTTTGAGCACGTATTCCTTTTTCAGCTCGCGAATGGAAGTCGCCAGTCGGACCATCGGATTATCGCCCCGCGCCGTTGTTGGAGTCGGCGAAGCGGGCAGCCATCGCGCTGGTCAATTCGGCCCGGGTGACTTTGCCGTCGCTGTCGGCGTCGGCCGCTTTGGCCATCGATTGACGGCGGTCTTCCATCTTTCCGATCTCCGCTTCCGAAAGCGAGCCGTCTTTGTCGGTGTCCGATTCGTCGAAGATTCGTTTGACGATCGCCGCTGGCGACGGTGGGCCTCCCGCACCCGGCCCCCTAGGGCCGCCGGGACCACGAGGACCCTCGCCGCCTGACGGAGCCGAGGCTCGCGCGGCGCTGGGACCATCGACAGGTTGGGGCGTGCTGGGCGGAGCGCCATTGGTGACCGAGACGCCGGTCTTACCTTCGATCAAGCCAGCCAATCCGGTGTTGGTATCGGTCGATCCCGATGGCAGATCGTCTAACAAATGCAAATGCTGACGCAGGTTCAGGACGATCTCATCTCCTTCTTCCAATCCCGATGCGATCGCAGCGAGTTTATCGTTGGTCGCGTCGACATCGATCTTCCGGGTTTCGAATTGGCCCTCGGGGGTGCGCACCAACGCAAACGTTTGTTGGCTGTGCTCGTAAACGCCTTGGATCGGGATCTGCAAAGCGTCGGGTTTCTGTTGGACAAAGATCTGCACCTCGGCGGTCATCCCGGTGCGAATGCTTTCGGGCGGATCGATGATCGCGATCGAACAGGCGTATTCCTTGATCGACGACGTGAAGAAGCTGCTCGGTTCGGCGTAGCGATTGACCTTGGTCACCTGCCCCAACAGCTCCACGCCATTGAGCGACGAGACGCTGATCTTGCACGGCATGCCTTCGGAAACCAAGGCGATCCGAGATTCATTGATCTTGGCTTTGACCTGCATTTGCGTCGGATCGGGCAAGCGGATGATCGCTTGCCGCTCGCGAACTGTCGCGCCGGCTTCGACGACAAACTCCGCGTTCCCACCGCGACTGCTGAAGCGGTTGGCGTGAACGACAACGCCGTCGCTGGGGGCATAGATCACACAGGCTTTGATCTGGCCTTCCATCTCGGCGTATTTGTCCTGCTCTTCGCTGAGCGTGCTCTTGTTGGCTTCGAGGACCGCGCGAGCCGATTCGATGTCGCTGTCATATTGAACCAAGAACTTCTGTTTGGTCAGTTCCTGCAAAACTTTCAGTCGTCCCTGGGCAGCTTCCAGTTGGTTTTGCGTATTGGCGACGGCAAACTGATCGGCTTCCATTTGCAGCGATTTGACCAGCCCTTTGGCAACCAGTCGCTGGGTGCTGGCGAGCGCCAGTTGCGCTTTGCGAAGCTCCTGCTCGGCGACCGCCAATTCGCTGAGGATCGCTTTCTCTTCGGTCTTGAAGGTTCCCTCGAGGTACTCTTGCCGCGAGATCTCTGCCTGTTTCAACAATGCCGCTGCATTGGTCACATTCGCCTCGGCACCCAGCAGCACGATCCGCTGTGTCTTGAGGTCCTGTTCTAGCTGCGACGAATCGAGTTCGACCAGCTTGTCTCCCGCTTTCACGCGGGCTCCTTCGTCGATCACCCACAGGATCGCCGTCCCACCGCTACCGCGGCTCTCGACTTCGCATTCGAGTTCGATGTTTTTGCTGCTCTCGATCTCCCCCTGCTCGAGCACGATGTGGTCAAACGCACCGCGGCGAACGACATCGGTGATCAATTCGCCGGTGTTTTTCGTTTTGGCGGGACGAATTTTGACGTACCAATACGCGCCCCCCCCGACAGCGGAAATCACGATCAATATCAATAGGTAGGTGAGGATCCCGCCGCGGCGGTTTTTGGCAGGTTGTACGAGGGGCTTCATGGGGAAAAGTCTCCGCTGACAAAGGTCGCCAGCCAAACGGAAAGGTGGGATCGATTCAAGAGGCGGCGCGAGCTGCAATGTTGTCGCGTCCTTCAAGAGTAAGTATAAACCGCTGAGTTTCCGGCGGTAGCAACGAACTTGAAACATTGCCGCACGCGACGCATCAAGAGGCTGCAACTTTTAGGGAAACCGCGAAGATTACCAGTGAAACCCCGGCCGCTTGAATTGAGACCGCAAAAAGCTGCGTTTTCTCGGTGCGGACTCTAGCGAACCCCTTCGAACAGCCGCGATCCGATCCGCACGCAAGTCGATCCCTCGGCGATCGCCGCCTGGAAATCGCCGCTCATCCCCATCGAAAGTTCTGGTAGCGGAAGTCCGGTTGTGACGGTCAGGCGGTCTCGCAACGCACGGAGCGATGCAAAATCGATGGCGGGATCGTGATTGGGTTGGTCGAAAGAGGCCATGCCCATCAGGCCGAGAATCTTCAGGTTCGGGAGAGCGATCAAGTCGGCGATGATCTTTTCGATCTCCGCCGGACGAAAACCGTGCTTTTGCTCATCTCCCGAGACGTTGACCTCCAGCAGACAGGATGTCGTTTGGCCAGCTTCGCCACTCTGCTGTGCGACCGTCTGGGCCAAGCGAAGCGTGTCGATCGAATGCAGCCGATAGACCAACGGTAACGTCCGCCGCGATTTGTTCCGCTGCAAGTGTCCGATCAGATGCCAGCGGATCGAACGATCGGCCATCGCTTCGGCTTTTTGCCACAGGACTTGCGGGCGATTTTCTCCCAGGTCGCGGCATCCGGCGCGCAGCAGAGCCTGGGTCAGCGGCACGTCGACGTATTTCGTGACTCCAACGATCGTCACTTCGTCGGGGCTGCGGCCAGCGGCGCGGCAGGCGTTGGCAACCTGATCGCAAACCGATCGCCAGTTGGCGTCGACTCTCGCTTGAACGCTATCGCTTACCTGATCTGTCACGTTGATTGGGATCCGGCTTCAGGCGGAGTGGTTGGTGCGGACGACACGGTCGATCAGGCGTTCGAGCTTCTCACCAGAAAAGTCCATCCTTGCCGCGGCCAACGCAAACAAACGCTTCTCGGATTCGGACATCTGCCCGTCGGCGGCCATCATCCGGATCAAATCGCTCAAGACAGCTTCCTGTTCCGCCGCGTCGGTCGGCAGTTCCAGTTGGGCGTCATCCCCCAATGCGTACGAAACCGCAGCGCACAATTCCTGCTCTTCGAATCCGAGTTCCGCACAGCGTTGGCTCAGCAGCGACAGCTCGTGTTCAGCCAATGCGCCATCGGCGATCGCCATCACGACAAGGTTTTTCAAATAAGCGATGCGATCCATCGATAGGGTTCCCAAATCATCCGCGAAATATGTCCGCAAGCCGACTTGGCATCCACCAGGCTCCGGGAGGGCTAGCGAATCAGCGAGCCTTATCAAACGCGAGCGAAAAACAAGGCACGCCGCAGCAACGATTGCCGGGGGAAAGGTGGTTGCCACTTGCCAGTCCATTATCTTCGGCATCTTCGGCATTCGCAACCTGCCCAGAATCGCTTCGCGTGGGCTGACTAGAGTTCCTGTATAGGATATCAGCCGTCGCGCGAATGCGTGCCGGCTGAACCCTAAAACTTCAAGCACCGTTTGGCCCTGGGCCGCTCTACTTCGCGATGTCCAGCGTGAACGTGTTCTCGGTTCCTTCCGCGACAGTGATGCTCAGCGGCGTCGTCGATTCGCTGCCAAGCTCTTTTGGGAACGAGACCTCTGCCGCGGCGGAAGCTGCCGCGGTACCAAGTTCCGGCGGAACGGGATCGGGCTCGGGAGCAAGCAGGATAATCTTGTAGGTCCCGTACGGAACATGCTCAAGATTTGCTAGCCCCTGGGCGTCCAGCGACGCGCCACCTCCTTGTCCCGACAGGTTGAGCTGTCCACCAGCGACCGGAGTGCCGGACGATAGGATCGTGATCGAAACCGGGGCTCCAGGATGCAGGTAGTCCGGTTCGTGATCGCAACCGATCGAAACGACAAGGCTGAATGTCGTGAGAAGGGAGAGTATGAAATGACGCGTGTCGGTTCTGCGAAGTGTTGACATTGAATGCACTGGTGGGGCGGAAGAGGTTAAAGGCAATGGAGAAAAGGTCCGCTCGCATTGTGGGAATGCGAGCGGCATCGCAGAACACTTTGGTTCGGTGATAAGGCAATCGAAGCAGCGAAGGTTTAGAACTCGCCCATCACCTGGCCGTCGTCGCGAATGCTCAGCTTGATCATCGTGTCGAGCTCGACCGTCTCCGCAACAAATCGAACCGCACCATCGGTCAACAGACCGTGGATCCCGCCCGGGTGGAACGAGTTGAGAATGGTGTTTACTTCGTAGGCGCTGCTGGCACTCGACGGAGCCCCCGATTTGAAGAACGCATTTGGGGAATAGCGGACTGTGGTGATTCCGCCGGCATAAGCGTTCAGTTTCGTGAACGACGATAGGCTGGACGTCTCCAGCATCTGTTCGCCCGAGTTGTTGACCCAACCATGCCATCCGCCCAATGGATTCGCACTGGCTTCTTTGCCGTTAACGTTCCCCGATTGTTCGGCGATGATCAGCGTGTTCGATGTGCCGTCGGTGCAATCGCGGAACCGCTTATTGAAGTAGACCATCATCATTCCGTTGTTGCAGTAGGTGCCGCCGCTGACGATATTGTCGGCCGTGCAGGAAGTCGTTCGGCCATTCAGGTCGGGGGTCGCCCCCGAGACGCCAACGTAGTCCATCACCATGCTAATACTGCCGTTCGACGTGAAATGGGTGTAGGGCAGGTCGGCGATATTGGTCGGTCCGTGAGGACTCGAAGGGCAGACGTATCCAGCGATTCGTAGCGTCCTCAAAATGGTATTGTTGGAGAACGGTCCGCTGTGCGCCCAAAAGCCGCCGGTTTCAAAGTCGATCAGGTCGTGCGCTGCGGTTTCCTCGATGAACGGCAGAATCAGAGCCCGCCAATTGGTGCCTCGGCTGTTGTAAAACGCGCCCACTGGAAACGTCTTGTGAACGTCGTGGTAGTTGTGCAGCGCAAGGCCGATCTGTTTCATATTGTTCGAGCACGACATCCGCCGTGCGGCTTCGCGAGCTGCTTGCACTGCGGGGAGCAGCAGGCCAACAAGAATGCCGATAATGGCAATGACAACTAACAATTCAACCAAGGTGAATCCGGTTCTTTGAATCTTGGGCTTCATATAGATATTCCCTGAAAATCTCGGAAAGGTACAGTAGCGCGGACGAAGCATCCGCGATGGGTAAGAAACGTGGCGGGCAGACTGCCACCAGCACCTCAAGCAACCAGGGTGCCAATCAGGGGGCAAGGTTTTAGGATTTCACCCGCGTGGTAAACGTAGGCTCGCTGCAATCAGCTCCTTTGGCGTAGGCTGTGCCTGAACTGGGGGCCACTGTCCGATTCGCCGCCGTAATGGATTGGCGAGCTTCCGCAAATTTCTCGAAAACGGAATCGCAACCAGGCTTATATGGCTGAAACGTTCTCGCCCCGCCGCGATAGCGTGCTTGAAGAATAGGCACGTGCGTTAAGAACGTGCGGCAGCGGAGGCAAACGGCGAAGTTGGGCTGGCGGTCGAACGTCGGTCTGGCAACGGCTACCGTCATGCAAACGGATCGACAATTTTATCGATCCGTTTCTGAACGGCTGCGGAAACCTGGTTTATCACAATCGATCGAGTCCAGATTACCCGAGCTTGGTGGGGCGCGGGGTAATGAGTGTTAACACTTTGGCGAATCAGTGTGTGCCGACTGGTGCCTCGTATTGAAACACTGCTTGGCCCTGGGCCGTTCTATTTCGCGATGTCCAGCGTGAACGTGTTCTCGGTTCCTTCCGCGACAGTGATACTCAGCGGCGTCGTCGATTCGCTGCCAAGCTCTTTCGGAAACGAGACCTCTGCTGCGGCGGAAGCTGCCGCGGTACCAGGTTCCGGCGGAACGGGATCGGGCTCGGGAGCAAGCAGGATAATCTTGTAGGTCCCGTACGGAACATGCTCAAGATTTGCTAGCCCCTGGGCGTCCAGCGACGCGCCACCTCCTTGTCCCGACAGGTTGAGCTGTCCACCAGCGACCGGAGTGCCGGACGATAGGATCGTGATCGAAACCGGGGCTCCAGGATGCAGGTAGTCCGGTTCGTGATCGCAACCGATCGAAGCGACAAGGCTCAATGTCGTGAGAAGGGAGAATGTGAAATGACGCGTGTCGGTCCTGCAAGATGTGAAAGTTGAATACATTGGGGGCGAAGGGATTTTGAAGGCAATGGAGGGAAGGTCCGCTCGCATTGTGGGAATGCGAGCGGCATCGCAGAACACTTTGGTTCGGTGGTAAGGCAATCGAAGCAGCGAGGGTTTAGAACTCGCCCATCACCTGGCCGTCGTCGCGAATGCTCAGCTTGATCATCGTGTCGAGCTCGACCGTCTCCGCAACAAATCGAACCGCGCCATCGGTCAACAGACCGTGGATCCCGCCCGGGTGGAACGAGTTGAGGATCGTGTTCACTTCGTACTGACTGCTGGCACTCGACGGCGCCCCCGATTTCCAGAACGCGTTGGGCGAATAACGAACTGTGGTGATTCCGCCGGCATAAGCGGACAAGCTAGAGAACGATGAAAGGCTCATGTTTTCCAACATCTGTTCGCCGGAGTTGTTCACCCATCCGTGCCAGCCGCCCAATGGATTCGCACTGGCCTCTTTACCATTTACGTTCCCCGATTGTTCACCGATGATCAGCGTGTTCGATGTGCCATCGGTGCAATCGCGGAACCGCTTGTTGAAGTAGACCGTCATCATTCCGTTGTTGCAGTACGTTCCTCCGCTGACGATATTGTCGGCGGTACAGGCGGAGGTCCGACCGTTCAGGTCGGGAGTCGCTCCCGAGACGCCAACGTAGTCCATGACCATGCTGGTATTTCCCGTCGAAGCATGTTGGGAAAGCGGGATGTCGCCAACATTCGTCACCCCATGGGGACTCGATGGACAGACATAGCCAGCGATCCGCAACGAACTGAAAATGGGGTTGTTGGATTGCGTCGCCACGTCGTGGGCCCAGAAGCCTCCGGTTTCGAAGTTGATCTGATCGTGAGCTGCAGTTTCTTCGATGAACGGCAGGATCAAGGCCCGCCAATTGCTGCCTTGTTTGTTGTAAAACGCGCCGACAGGAAACGTCCTGTGAACGTCATGGTAATTGTGTAGCGCCAGACCGATCTGTTTCATGTTGTTTGAACATGACATCCGTCGCGCCGCTTCGCGAGCTGCTTGCACTGCGGGAAGCAACAGACCGACCAAGATACCGATGATAGCGATGACGACTAACAATTCGACCAGGGTGAATCCCGACCGGAGGGACTTAGACTTCATAGGGAAAGGGTCCAAAAAGGATGGCAGAAGGAGGGGGGGATGCCTGGAAGAAAATCCAAGGCGGGTAGGTAGGCTTGGTAGAACCTCGCAAGGCTCCCCCCTTGCAACCTGAGTGCCAATCGTTCTTGGAATCAAGAAAATAGTTTGCCGTGAGACAAGCCGAGTCGGCTTGGATGGCGTTGCACTGGGGCGGATTGAATCCACCCTGCCAATCGTTGTTCGATTCGCCACCGTAAGGATTCGACGACCGGAAGCCAATTTTTTTGGCGGCGGTGCAGTGGCAAAATGCGAAAGCCCGGTAAGTGTTCGCTGACCAGCGACCGGGTGCTTTAGAAATGGGCACTATTGCCGAGAAGGCGAAAGTAGGGCGGGCAGGACTTGAACCCGCGACCAAGGCATTATGAGTGCCCTGCTCTAACCGACTGAGCTACCGCCCCTTAAGTTCGCCAATCTGCAGTGCGGCGAAGACCACCCCAACAGGGCCGGAGTCATCGGCTGCAACAACCGATGCCGCACTTGCGAAACCATAGTATCTTCGCCAGTGCGGATGGGTTCAAGCCGGGAATCTGCTCGGTCTCCGGTTGTTTATCGCGTGGTGCGTCGGCTCACCTGGGCCACTTGCAGATACCCGATCATCGTTTTGTTCGATCGGATGATGAAGAATTGCGACTGGTTGCCGCTGCGAAACTCGTCGCTTCGCAAGATGTAATCGAGATCGTTGAGGCTGGAAGTCTGCCAGTTGCGGATTCCCAGAAGAACGTCTCCCGATTGCATTCCTTGGCGATCGGCTTGGCTACCCGGGCGGACCGAAGTGATCTTCAATCCGGCACCGTAGGCGGTTTCCATGCGGCGATTCAGGTCTTGCATCGTCGCCTCGGCGACCGGTTCGCCCTGGATGCCGAAGCTGGTCCAGATACGCTGGGCCACCGGAGTGGTTCGAGGCGTATTGGATCGGGGGTTGGGTTGCGATCGCAGCGAGACCAGCGAGACATCCCCTTGGGTGTTGGCGATTTCGAACTCGATAGGATCACGCGAGGTCAGCTCCAGCATCGCCAGCTCGAAATCCATGCGGTTGCGAATGCTGTGGCCGTTGATTTGCAGGATCCGATCCCCCTTGTCGACTCCTTCTTTCTCGGCGGAGCTGCCGCTGGAGACGCTGGTAACGACAAAGGACGATTCGTCGTCGTTCCATTGCGTGACGCCCTGGATCCCGTGGGCGATCTCATTGACGGTCTTCTGTTGAATCAGCGTCGAGACGATGTCCAAGACCTGGTCGACGGGAATCGTAAAGGCGATCCCTTGGGCTCCGACGCGGACGGCGACATTGATGCCGATCATCTGGCCGTCGAGATTCAGCAGCGGACCGCCGGAATTGCCCGGGTTGATCTCCGCACTTGTCTGAATCAAATCGGTATAGCTCTGCTCTTCGTTGACCGGGACGTCGCGATGCAGCGCGCTGACGATCCCCTGGGTCACTGTATGTTCATATCCAAACGCGTTGCCGATCGCGATCACCGTCTCGCCGACCCAGAGGTCTTCGGAGGTGCCGATGCGAATCACCGGCAGCGGTTCGCGAGCGTCGATCTTTAAGACTGCCAGGTCGGTGCGAAGATCGTGAGCGATCACGCGGGCGACTGCTGGGCGTCCGTCAGCTAACGTGACGCGGATGTCATTGACGTCTTGAACGACATGAAAATTGGTGACGACATAACCGCGGGAATCGATTACGACTCCCGTTCCCATGCCGTTGACCTGTTGAAACGATTGGCCTTGGCCAGGCAAGCCACCGGCACGCACAGTCTTGTGACCGTGGATGTTTACCACCGATGGGGACGCTTCGCGAACGACCCGGACGACCGGCGTATCGCGATTTGAGCCCGAAGCCGTCTGGGCAGTGTGCGCCAACAGCGTGCAAAACGTTGTCAGGCAGATGACACTGCTACGTAGAAGTGTTGTCATAGAAGCGGGTCGCAGTTTCATAGGTCCCTACGCGATACCTTGATAGGGCATGCTAGTGAGAACGCACCGAAACCTGCGGGGTGAGGTTCAACATGTTCCCTATTATAACTCTTACGAGCCTTAGCATCGGAACATCGTTGGCAGCAGCTTGACGCCTGCATAAGTCGAGCCGCAAGGTTTAACAGGCTTACGTATTCGACTGGGGGGACCTGGCCGCTTGGCTAGACTGAGTAGTTTATCCCCGGCGGGGTTTCCTCCTGCATGTCTAGAGGGGGATCGATCGCTTCCGCTGTCTCCGGCGGAGGGACGGGGCGGAGCGGGGGGAGCAGGACGTCGTTCTGCGGTTCGCAGTACGGAACCATCTGCTGAGCTGGGTTTCCTTCAAAGACTGGCCGCGTCGGAACGCTGTGGAACAGGGGCCAGGGGACCTTTTTCGTCTTCTCCTCGCGGTCACGGCACTCCAGGCAATCGCCGCTGCCGCAACTGCAGGCGGTCTCGTAATCCGCAGCGTGCGGATCGCGGTAGCGAATGCTAGGGAAACAATGACATCCGCTGGCGACGGATAGTATCGCAAGGATCAGAAAAACCGAGAGCTGTGGTTTTGGAAACATCTCAGCCAGCTAGCAATTCGAGAGGGACGGAGCGCAATGCTGCACCAAAAATCCCCCTGCCCATTCGATCGTCATTTGAGCCTGGTTTGGATTAGGTAAACTGAGCGAAGTTTTCGGATTATGCCAGAAGAGTGGCTCTGATCGGCCAATTCCGCACGGATCAGGCCGCTCTCCGACCGTCGTTTCTCGTTTTTTTGTGCCGATTGAAGCCCTGCTGGCCAAGATCTCTGCTCCCCCAACGAACCAGACAAGTGGTAGCGCGCTGGCTCCCCTCGATCGCACATGTAGCTTTCCTCGACTCGGTGCATGAAAATGCACGCTGCGTCGGCTAAGCGATGCAAACACGACAAATCACTTGAGACCAGGATCATTTGCAATGACGATCGATGCGGAACTGGTGTCCGAAGCCGCACCACCGGGGGTGATCGACATTCCCGAAGGCGACATCCGCGCGGATTTTCAGTCGCAACGGCCAGCGGGGCGTTGGAGATCGGTTGCTGCGGGAGCGCGAAAGTGGATCATCGTCCGTCCTTTTCAGACGGCCAGCCTGGTCGTGCTGTTGGCGGTCCTCGCCGCGATCCCGGTTTTCCAATTGGTCGCGCTCGGATATTTGTTGGAAGTCAGCGGCCGAGTCGCTCGCAGCGGTCGGCTTCGCGACGGGTTGTTCCTGTTGGATCAAGCCGGCCGGATCGGGGCGGCGATCGTTGCGATCTTGGTCATGGGTCTGCCAATCCGGGCGGTCGCCACGTGGGCCGAAGCGGCTCGGTTAGTCGATCCGGCGGGCAACGCGGCTGGAGTGCTAAGGGTTGTTGGCACCTTGTTGGTCTTTGTGATCGCGGCTCATATCGGTTGGGTTTGGTTCCGCGGCGGTCGTTTGCGGAGCTATCTGTGGCCGCGGCCGATTCATTTTCTTAAGCAAGTCTGGCGGCCTGCGACTTGGGTCGAAGCGCGCGATCGGTTGTGGGAGTTTGTCGCTTCGATGCAGCTTGGCAAATTGTTCTGGCTGGGGATGCGCGGCATGCTGGCGACGGTGCTGTGGCTGTTGCTCCCAGCGGCGATCTTGATCGGGACCACTCGCGATGGACAGACTGGAGTGGCGGCGATCGTCGGCGCGGTCGGTTTGATCTTGATGGCGATCGTGTTGCTGTATCTCCCCTTCCTGCAGGCTCGCTTTGCCGCCGAGAACCGCTGGCGAGCGATGTTTGAAGTGGCGCCGATCCGAGCCGGCTTCGCCGCCTCGCCGATCTTCTATTGGCTGGGCCTGACACTGACGCTGCTGTTTGCCGTGCCGCTGTATCTGCTAAAAATCGAAGCGACACCACAAGAGGTTGTCTGGTTGCCGTGTATTTTAATGGTCGCCTTTATGTTGCCCGCTCGGTTGAT
Above is a genomic segment from Rosistilla ulvae containing:
- a CDS encoding ABC transporter permease, translating into MLLLRTFRLGVKSLMLHPLRSGLTMLGILIGVAVVIALTAISNGASRVVQEQIESLGADTIIVRTVKPPSDVFAGRSAVPYGLSRDELDLLIATVPTIRSALPIREIKRQFMYQDRSIDGRLVGCTPEYADVTKLELQPGPEGASGQFITDLNNLKRDSVCVLAAKVAEKLFPFENPIGKRIYLPEHTDFYRVVGVLKHRTASAAIGGSLDSQDFSSDVYIPLKTLEQRIGDTIVTRGSGSFSMDIVELNQITLKIDKVSNVRTTAAFIEDLLGPRHTALNDISVVFPLELLEQAENMRLMFIGIGVLIAFISLFVGGIGIMNIMLASVTERTREIGIRRALGAKRADIVWQFLVETIVLSFVGSLLGIVLGLLSPWMYDGMRLLATEFIPEKLAALPEAIREARPQIVELSIPIAVVIAMGVGILSGLYPAIRAARMNPIEALRHE
- a CDS encoding ABC transporter ATP-binding protein produces the protein MVRLATSIRELKKEYVLKSETVRALRGVSFDVPEGDYVAIMGPSGSGKSTLLNMLGCLDKPSSGQLLLGDDDISRMTDDKLAEVRSRRIGFVFQSYNLIQQLTVVENIQVPLYYQGRLGPKERQRCVELAGLVGLHDRLDHRPTQLSGGQQQRVAIARSLVNDPYFILADEPTGNLDSRTTAEILAMFDQLNNEGRTIILVTHEDEVAERARRVVRLKDGLLCSDVQNSEENREKARQASLAAAEAVRDE
- a CDS encoding HlyD family efflux transporter periplasmic adaptor subunit, whose product is MKPLVQPAKNRRGGILTYLLILIVISAVGGGAYWYVKIRPAKTKNTGELITDVVRRGAFDHIVLEQGEIESSKNIELECEVESRGSGGTAILWVIDEGARVKAGDKLVELDSSQLEQDLKTQRIVLLGAEANVTNAAALLKQAEISRQEYLEGTFKTEEKAILSELAVAEQELRKAQLALASTQRLVAKGLVKSLQMEADQFAVANTQNQLEAAQGRLKVLQELTKQKFLVQYDSDIESARAVLEANKSTLSEEQDKYAEMEGQIKACVIYAPSDGVVVHANRFSSRGGNAEFVVEAGATVRERQAIIRLPDPTQMQVKAKINESRIALVSEGMPCKISVSSLNGVELLGQVTKVNRYAEPSSFFTSSIKEYACSIAIIDPPESIRTGMTAEVQIFVQQKPDALQIPIQGVYEHSQQTFALVRTPEGQFETRKIDVDATNDKLAAIASGLEEGDEIVLNLRQHLHLLDDLPSGSTDTNTGLAGLIEGKTGVSVTNGAPPSTPQPVDGPSAARASAPSGGEGPRGPGGPRGPGAGGPPSPAAIVKRIFDESDTDKDGSLSEAEIGKMEDRRQSMAKAADADSDGKVTRAELTSAMAARFADSNNGAGR
- a CDS encoding YggS family pyridoxal phosphate-dependent enzyme encodes the protein MTDQVSDSVQARVDANWRSVCDQVANACRAAGRSPDEVTIVGVTKYVDVPLTQALLRAGCRDLGENRPQVLWQKAEAMADRSIRWHLIGHLQRNKSRRTLPLVYRLHSIDTLRLAQTVAQQSGEAGQTTSCLLEVNVSGDEQKHGFRPAEIEKIIADLIALPNLKILGLMGMASFDQPNHDPAIDFASLRALRDRLTVTTGLPLPELSMGMSGDFQAAIAEGSTCVRIGSRLFEGVR
- a CDS encoding tellurite resistance TerB family protein: MDRIAYLKNLVVMAIADGALAEHELSLLSQRCAELGFEEQELCAAVSYALGDDAQLELPTDAAEQEAVLSDLIRMMAADGQMSESEKRLFALAAARMDFSGEKLERLIDRVVRTNHSA
- a CDS encoding DUF1559 domain-containing protein codes for the protein MKPKIQRTGFTLVELLVVIAIIGILVGLLLPAVQAAREAARRMSCSNNMKQIGLALHNYHDVHKTFPVGAFYNSRGTNWRALILPFIEETAAHDLIDFETGGFWAHSGPFSNNTILRTLRIAGYVCPSSPHGPTNIADLPYTHFTSNGSISMVMDYVGVSGATPDLNGRTTSCTADNIVSGGTYCNNGMMMVYFNKRFRDCTDGTSNTLIIAEQSGNVNGKEASANPLGGWHGWVNNSGEQMLETSSLSSFTKLNAYAGGITTVRYSPNAFFKSGAPSSASSAYEVNTILNSFHPGGIHGLLTDGAVRFVAETVELDTMIKLSIRDDGQVMGEF
- a CDS encoding DUF1559 domain-containing protein → MKSKSLRSGFTLVELLVVIAIIGILVGLLLPAVQAAREAARRMSCSNNMKQIGLALHNYHDVHRTFPVGAFYNKQGSNWRALILPFIEETAAHDQINFETGGFWAHDVATQSNNPIFSSLRIAGYVCPSSPHGVTNVGDIPLSQHASTGNTSMVMDYVGVSGATPDLNGRTSACTADNIVSGGTYCNNGMMTVYFNKRFRDCTDGTSNTLIIGEQSGNVNGKEASANPLGGWHGWVNNSGEQMLENMSLSSFSSLSAYAGGITTVRYSPNAFWKSGAPSSASSQYEVNTILNSFHPGGIHGLLTDGAVRFVAETVELDTMIKLSIRDDGQVMGEF